GAAGCTATTCATCTGATTAAAAACAGTGGCGGCATCCCTGTTCTCGCCCACCTCATGCTCTATAAAAAGCTGGACTCTTCCCAGAAAGAAGCTTTAGTTAGAGAATTAAAAGAAGCCGGTCTCATCGGAATCGAAACATATTACAACACTTACACACCGATAGAACAAGAATACGTTGCAGGACTTGCAAAACAGTGGGGACTCATCGAAACCGGCGGAACTGACTTCCATGGTCAGAACAAACCACACATTTCCCTCTTCACAGGCCAGGGAGAAATGGAAGTTCCACAAAAAGTTTTAGAAAATTTAAAATACTAATTTGCTGGAGTAAAAAGACGAAAACCAGAAATTTGATATAGAAGAAAATGTGAAGATAGTCGCTTCGCAGAAAATGCCTGTTCGGCATTTTTACTCGCTCCGACATCACATTTTCTTCTATATCAAATTTCTGGTTTTCTGTTCTTTGGCTTCAGATGGAAATTAGTATTTAAATCTTGAATGGAAATAAGTGGATTGTCCAGAAGGCTATGGTTTTCATTGGGATGAAAATCTCCCGATGGGAATATCTTCTCACTGAATAATTATGAATAATTGTAGGCGGTCTTCTAAAGAAAAAAGAAATAATACCATATCCCATATGCGGCTTCGGAGCGTGTTTAAGATGCGAACGAGCATTTTAAACACAGCGACTACAGAGCAGATGGGATATGGTATTGTTTCTTTTTTCGTCTATACGAAATCTACAAATTAGTATTTAGATTTACAAAAATGTGATACACTATATGTGAGTAGATTATAAAGAACAGGAGGGACAAAATGGGTACATTTTTTAATCCGGGGAATGGAAGTTTTACACAGGATAAGAATAGTGAAATTTATATTGATAAAACAGAACTTTTAAAATTTTTAAATAAAAAATTAGGAACGAATGGAAAATGTATCGCTGTTAGTCATGCCAGACGTTTTGGTAAGTCCCATGCTGCCGGAATGATTGATGCTTACTATAGTCTGGGTAGCGATTCCTCAAAATTATTTGAAAATACGAAGATTGCATCCAATCCAGATTATGAAAAATATCGAAATAAATATAATGTAATCCATTTGGATATTTCATCAGTTTGGGATTATCATAAAGAAGATTTAATAGAATCGATAGAGGAACGTGTTTGTGAGGATTTTCAAAAAATATATGGGGATTCATTAAACTATAAGAGAGATTTTTATTTACTGATACAGGATATTTATTTGCTGACAGAGATTCCATTTGTTATTATCATTGATGAATGGGATTGTGTTATCCGAAATAGCCACGATCAGGATCTAGTCCATAAATATTTGCAATTTCTACATTCTTTGTTTAAGTCAGAAGAATCGAAAAGCTTTTTAGCGCTTGGATATATCACAGGAATATTACCAATTAAGAAGATAAAAGATGAATCTGCTTTAAACAATTTTCAGGAATATACGATGCTAGATTCCTATCCAATTACAGAATACTATGGCTTTACTGAAAAAGAAGTTAAAGATTTATGTAAAGATTATAGTATGGATTTTGAAACAGTGAAAGCGTGGTATAATGGGTATCTGATTGATGGAGAGCATATGTATAATCCTAATTCTGTATCACAGGCATTAGAACGGCATAAAATAGATTCTTATTGGAGAAATACCTCCGCTTTCGATACAATAAATACCTTTATCACTATGAATTATGCTGGATTAAAAGAAGATATTCTTGCTATGTTATCAGGAGAAAAAGTGGAAGTTGATACCGAATGTTTTAAAAATGATTTAACAGAAATTCATTCCAAAGATGATGCTTTAACTGCTTTGATTCATCTCGGTTATCTTGGTTATGACAAAGATATGTTAAGTGCTTATGTGCCCAATTATGAGGTGGCGAAAGCATTTCAGTCAGCATTAAAAACAGGTGAATGGAAAGATATAGCAGCTACAATTTCCAAATGTGATACATTACTTATGGCAACGATAAAAGGTAATGCCGAAAAAGTGGCTGAACTTATTGAACTTGCGCATGAAACATATACATCCATATTGAAATACAATGATGAGAACGCATTAAGCTGTGTCCTCACAATGGCATACTTTACTGCACCCGCTTACTACAATGTAATTAGAGAGATGCCATCAGGAAAAGGTTTTGCTGATTTTGTCTTTCTTCCAAGAGCAAATGCAGGGAATCGCCCTGCGATGATTGTAGAATTAAAGTATAATCAATCCGCAGACACAGCACTCAAGCAGATTAAAGAAAAACGCTACCAGGGAGCCTTGTCTGGATATCAAGGAAAGATTCTCTTAGTTGGAATAAATTATGACTCAGAAAAACATCATACCTGTGTGATAGAGGAGTTGTAAGGCTAAACAGACGGAAACCAAAAATTTAATATCCATTAAAATGTGAAGATAGTCGTTGCGTAGAAAATGCCTGACCGGCATTTTTACTTACTCCGACATCACATTTTAATGGATATTAAATTTTCGTTTTTCTGCTCTTTGGCTCCAGATGAAATCAGTATTTAAATCTTGGATGGGAAGATGGGGATTGTCCAGAAGTCTATGGTTAGAATTCTATGTCAACCCTTTAGAATTTAATTTCTCGGAAAGTTGTAGTCTTCTGGTTCATTCCATGTTGCCAAACTGTAGATTTAGATTAGACAGAAAAAAGAAATAATACCCTATCCCAGATGCGGCTTCGGAGCGTGTTTAAGATGCGAATGAGCATTTTAAACACAGCGACTATAGAGCAGATGGGATATGGTATTGTTTCTTTTTTCGTCTACACGAAATCTACAAATTAGTATTTTTTATTGTTCCTCCTCCCACTACGTGCTTGTCTCTATATAAAACTACTGCCTGTCCTTTTGTAATCGCACGCTGTGGTTCTAAAAAGTGAATTGCTACTGTTCCATCTGGATTTTTCTTTGCTGTTGCTTCTTTTTCAGCTTGATGATATCGAATTCTTGCTTTTACTACTTCATCTTCCGCTAATTCTTCTATCCAGTTGAAGTCATCGGCAATGAGATCGGTTTTAAATAAATCTTCATTACTTCCCAGAATGACTTTATTCTCTTCTGGGCAGATTTCTGTTACATAATATGGTTTCGGTGCAGAAATTCCAAGTCCTTTTCTCTGTCCGATCGTATAACCATAATATCCTTTATGCTGGCCAACTATTTCACCTTCCTGATTTACAAAATCACCTGGTTCACTTTTCTTTCCTGTTGTTTTTTCAATGAATGCCATGTAATCTCCATCCGGAATAAAACAAATATCCTGGCTATCATGTTTATGTGCATTGAAAAATCCCTGTTCTTCTGCGATTTTTCGGATTTCTGCTTTGGTATAATCTCCTAATGGAAAACAGGTATGTGC
This Anaerobutyricum hallii DNA region includes the following protein-coding sequences:
- the mnmA gene encoding tRNA 2-thiouridine(34) synthase MnmA, yielding MAKKALIAMSGGVDSSVAAYLMKEAGYDCIGVTMKLYDNEDIGMEREKTCCSLSDIEDARSVCVKLGIPYYVFNFKDDFKEKVIDNFISCYQKGMTPNPCIECNRHLKFEHLYKRAKALHCDVIVTGHYAKVVQDEQGYHLLKGVDETKDQSYVLYSLTEEQLAHTCFPLGDYTKAEIRKIAEEQGFFNAHKHDSQDICFIPDGDYMAFIEKTTGKKSEPGDFVNQEGEIVGQHKGYYGYTIGQRKGLGISAPKPYYVTEICPEENKVILGSNEDLFKTDLIADDFNWIEELAEDEVVKARIRYHQAEKEATAKKNPDGTVAIHFLEPQRAITKGQAVVLYRDKHVVGGGTIKNTNL
- a CDS encoding AAA family ATPase — its product is MGTFFNPGNGSFTQDKNSEIYIDKTELLKFLNKKLGTNGKCIAVSHARRFGKSHAAGMIDAYYSLGSDSSKLFENTKIASNPDYEKYRNKYNVIHLDISSVWDYHKEDLIESIEERVCEDFQKIYGDSLNYKRDFYLLIQDIYLLTEIPFVIIIDEWDCVIRNSHDQDLVHKYLQFLHSLFKSEESKSFLALGYITGILPIKKIKDESALNNFQEYTMLDSYPITEYYGFTEKEVKDLCKDYSMDFETVKAWYNGYLIDGEHMYNPNSVSQALERHKIDSYWRNTSAFDTINTFITMNYAGLKEDILAMLSGEKVEVDTECFKNDLTEIHSKDDALTALIHLGYLGYDKDMLSAYVPNYEVAKAFQSALKTGEWKDIAATISKCDTLLMATIKGNAEKVAELIELAHETYTSILKYNDENALSCVLTMAYFTAPAYYNVIREMPSGKGFADFVFLPRANAGNRPAMIVELKYNQSADTALKQIKEKRYQGALSGYQGKILLVGINYDSEKHHTCVIEEL